Within the Roseicitreum antarcticum genome, the region TCCAAGGACCCGGTCGCGAAACACGACAAGTTCATCGCAAAATACAGCCTGAACCTCACCCTGGTGTCGGATGAGACCTCGGACGTTTGCGAACGCTACGGCACATGGGTCGAAAAGAGCATGTACGGCAAGACCTACATGGGGATCGAACGCACCACGGTGCTGATCGCCGCAGACGGCACGATCGCGCGGGTCTGGCCGAAGGTCAAAGTACCGGGCCATGTCGAAGAGGTGCTGGAAGCAGCCAAGGCCCTGTGACCGAAAGCCCGGCGACCGAAAGCCCAACGGCGGAAAGCCCAACGGCGGAAAGCCCAACGACGGAAAGCGCCGCGACCGAAAGCCACGCGACAGACAGCGCCGTGGTTGTAGACGCTGCGGCGCTGCCCGGCACACTTGCCGAAATGGCCGTGGCCGTGCTGAAAACGGCGGACCCGGCGCAGAAAACTGCGCTGTCGCGCGCCTGCGCCGCCCTGTGGCTTGCGATGCGCGACGCGGGCACGCCCATGGCCATCGGCCACGCCACCCCGCCCGATATGCCCGCACGGCCCGCGCAGCCCGAATTGCTGGAGCCGCGCAACGT harbors:
- the bcp gene encoding thioredoxin-dependent thiol peroxidase; the encoded protein is MLEPGATAPDFTLPRDGGGDLTLSDLRGGPVVLYFYPKDDTPGCTKEAQGFTEAADDFAAISAKVVGVSKDPVAKHDKFIAKYSLNLTLVSDETSDVCERYGTWVEKSMYGKTYMGIERTTVLIAADGTIARVWPKVKVPGHVEEVLEAAKAL